In the genome of Desulfovibrio aminophilus DSM 12254, one region contains:
- a CDS encoding AraC family transcriptional regulator: MTKNSAKQTTPSSHPGNNTDQLRPIIGFSRQGLGMANVPHSHFRAQLVHAASGVMTITTSMGIWVTPPHQGLWVPSGVEHHVRVYGPYTLKTLFFHPDAAPWMPPECRVAPMSPLLRELVIHACGFPPDYPVDGPEARVVAVILDLMRTATVEPLHLPMPHDPRLAVVCRRLLENPADRSTLPELAERAGAADRTLLRLFHKETGLTFRVWRRQARLLAALRKLAAGEPVSSVAPDLGYESQSAFIAMFRRALGTTPGRYFSETEAARG; encoded by the coding sequence ATGACGAAGAATAGCGCGAAACAGACAACACCTTCCTCCCACCCGGGAAACAACACGGACCAGCTCCGGCCGATCATCGGCTTTTCCCGCCAGGGCCTGGGCATGGCCAACGTCCCCCACAGCCACTTCCGCGCCCAGCTCGTGCATGCCGCCTCCGGGGTCATGACCATCACCACCTCCATGGGCATCTGGGTCACGCCGCCGCATCAGGGTCTTTGGGTTCCGTCCGGGGTGGAGCACCATGTGCGGGTGTACGGGCCCTATACCCTGAAAACGCTCTTCTTCCACCCGGACGCGGCGCCGTGGATGCCCCCGGAGTGCCGGGTGGCGCCCATGTCGCCGCTGCTGCGCGAACTCGTGATCCACGCCTGCGGCTTTCCTCCGGACTACCCCGTGGACGGCCCGGAAGCCCGGGTGGTGGCCGTGATTCTGGACCTGATGCGGACCGCCACGGTGGAGCCCCTGCATCTGCCCATGCCCCACGATCCGCGGCTGGCGGTCGTGTGCCGCCGCCTGCTGGAGAATCCCGCGGACCGCAGCACACTGCCCGAGCTGGCCGAGCGGGCCGGAGCCGCCGACCGCACGCTGCTGCGGCTGTTCCACAAGGAGACGGGATTGACCTTCCGGGTCTGGAGGCGGCAGGCCCGGCTGCTGGCCGCGCTACGCAAGCTGGCGGCCGGAGAACCGGTGTCCTCCGTGGCTCCGGATCTGGGCTACGAGAGCCAGAGCGCGTTCATCGCCATGTTCCGGCGGGCCCTGGGGACCACGCCGGGACGCTATTTCTCGGAAACCGAGGCCGCGCGCGGCTAG
- a CDS encoding MFS transporter, translated as MNRRRVLLLTLAHLFTDINQGALPALLPLLIVRHDLSYAAAAAVVFSSNVASTVVQPAFGHLADRISGLWLLPLAVILACVGLGATGLVPSYALVLSAALVCGTGVAAFHPVAARQVNLLAGEQKAGAMSVFGVGGTLGFTLGPILAAAALGWWGLEGSAAMAVPGCIVALVVAGVFSRTGAAAAVGGGNKAEKPSGRPAWGPFLRLGGAIVGRSMLFFGYNTFIPLYWMHVLGRSQQDGATALAVFAGSTVVGSLAGGRLADRHSQPRIILYCFLSMIPLLPAFLLLDTPAAALGVLVLLGLALSVPYSAMIVLGQSYLPGKVGLSSGVTLGLAISIGGIAAPLMGMVADAHGLRPALALTMVLPLFSAAMSWGLPRAEEATAEAAR; from the coding sequence ATGAACCGTCGTCGCGTCCTGCTGCTGACCCTGGCCCACCTGTTCACGGACATCAACCAGGGCGCCCTGCCCGCCCTGCTGCCCCTGCTCATCGTCCGTCACGACCTGTCCTACGCCGCGGCCGCGGCCGTGGTTTTCTCCTCCAACGTCGCCTCCACCGTGGTCCAGCCCGCCTTCGGACATCTGGCCGACCGTATTTCCGGGCTCTGGCTTCTGCCCCTGGCCGTGATCCTGGCCTGCGTGGGCCTGGGAGCCACGGGCCTGGTCCCGAGCTATGCCCTGGTCCTTTCGGCGGCCCTGGTCTGCGGCACGGGAGTTGCCGCCTTCCACCCCGTCGCCGCCCGGCAGGTCAATCTCCTGGCCGGGGAGCAGAAGGCCGGGGCCATGAGCGTCTTCGGCGTGGGCGGCACCCTCGGCTTCACTCTGGGCCCCATCCTGGCCGCCGCGGCCTTGGGCTGGTGGGGCCTGGAGGGCTCGGCCGCCATGGCCGTTCCCGGCTGCATCGTGGCCCTGGTCGTGGCCGGGGTCTTCTCCCGCACCGGAGCGGCGGCGGCCGTCGGCGGCGGGAACAAGGCCGAAAAACCTTCGGGCCGCCCGGCCTGGGGCCCCTTCCTGCGGCTCGGCGGGGCCATCGTGGGCCGGTCCATGCTTTTCTTCGGCTACAACACCTTCATCCCGCTCTACTGGATGCACGTGCTCGGGCGATCCCAGCAGGACGGGGCCACGGCCCTGGCGGTCTTCGCGGGATCCACGGTGGTGGGCTCCCTGGCCGGGGGCCGTCTGGCCGACCGCCACAGCCAGCCCCGGATCATCCTGTATTGCTTCCTGTCCATGATCCCTCTGCTGCCCGCCTTCCTGCTCCTGGACACCCCGGCGGCGGCCCTGGGCGTCCTCGTGCTCCTGGGATTGGCCCTCTCCGTGCCCTACAGCGCCATGATCGTCCTCGGGCAGAGCTATCTGCCCGGCAAGGTGGGGCTGTCCTCCGGCGTGACCCTGGGGCTGGCGATCTCCATCGGCGGCATCGCCGCGCCGCTCATGGGCATGGTGGCCGACGCCCACGGCCTGCGTCCGGCCCTGGCTCTCACGATGGTCCTGCCGCTGTTCAGCGCGGCCATGTCCTGGGGCCTGCCCCGCGCCGAGGAGGCCACGGCGGAAGCCGCCCGCTGA
- a CDS encoding tetratricopeptide repeat protein, which translates to MGGNMVRASACLLLLVLLLPGCIRREESAPPDVEAAREALSKGFYLEAETSYERYLQKEPQGSFRREAWDRLLDISLNVKGDVDRSVMLLESMVLEFGGATATGEDPLFLLGDLYEQQGNRAKAMETWEKCLKLTDDPEKSVPVRIRLARAQRNQRNFEAAQETLERCSQEASTPALKARCLYESAQNDTFTQSFGRAKTSLEELLALPGVVDETRALAVFLLVDIYEQEGRLPEARNLLESIRATYPNPLVVEARLKSLGKR; encoded by the coding sequence GTGGGCGGGAACATGGTCCGGGCCTCGGCCTGTCTCCTTCTTCTGGTTCTCCTCCTGCCGGGCTGCATCCGGCGGGAGGAGTCCGCCCCGCCCGACGTGGAGGCGGCCCGCGAGGCCCTGTCCAAGGGCTTCTACCTTGAGGCCGAAACGAGCTACGAGCGCTATCTTCAGAAAGAGCCCCAGGGGAGCTTCCGCCGGGAGGCCTGGGACCGGCTCCTGGACATCTCCCTGAACGTCAAGGGCGACGTGGACCGTTCGGTCATGCTTTTGGAGTCCATGGTCCTGGAGTTCGGCGGGGCCACCGCCACGGGTGAGGATCCGCTTTTTCTTCTGGGAGATCTCTACGAGCAGCAGGGCAACCGGGCCAAGGCCATGGAGACCTGGGAGAAGTGCCTGAAACTCACCGATGATCCGGAAAAAAGCGTGCCGGTGCGTATCCGTCTGGCCCGGGCCCAGCGCAACCAGCGCAACTTCGAGGCCGCTCAGGAAACCCTGGAGCGCTGCTCCCAGGAGGCCTCGACTCCGGCGCTCAAGGCCCGTTGCCTCTACGAGTCGGCCCAGAACGACACCTTCACCCAGAGCTTCGGCCGGGCCAAGACCTCCCTGGAGGAACTCCTGGCCCTGCCCGGGGTCGTCGACGAGACCCGGGCCCTGGCCGTGTTTCTTTTGGTGGACATATATGAGCAGGAGGGGCGTTTGCCCGAGGCGCGCAACCTTCTGGAATCCATCCGCGCAACCTATCCCAACCCGCTGGTGGTCGAGGCCCGGCTCAAGAGTCTGGGCAAGCGCTAG